Proteins found in one Limanda limanda chromosome 18, fLimLim1.1, whole genome shotgun sequence genomic segment:
- the LOC133024130 gene encoding E3 ubiquitin-protein ligase RNF126-like: MPQSRTGGWQVVMLYAVNEVDFLLNVILGQLQLPHQVEDMGPLPADTGRIQSLPTISITEEHMGADLECPVCKDNFSLEESVRQLPCSHLFHNDCIVPWLEQHDTCPVCRKGLNEQNTATEPPGLTAVESFAPSSSSSSSSSTSSSSSSSSSSSTSSSSSEEETAGS; encoded by the exons ATGCCACAATCCAGGACAGGAGGATGGCAAGT GGTCATGCTATATGCAGTAAATGAAGTGGACTTCCTCTTAAATGTTATACTTGGACAG TTGCAGCTACCGCACCAAGTTGAAGACATGGGACCTCTTCCTGCAGACACAGGAAGAATTCAGAGTTTACCCACCATCTCCATTACAGAGGAACATATGG GTGCTGATCTAGAGTGTCCTGTGTGCAAAGACAACTTCAGCCTTGAGGAGAGTGTTAGACAACTGCCCTGCAGTCACTTGTTTCACAATGATTGTATAGTACCATGGCTGGAACAG CATGATACGTGTCCTGTATGCAGGAAGGGTCTCAATGAACAGAACACAGCCACGGAACCACCAGGGTTAACAGCAGTGGAGTCATTtgccccctcctcttcttcttcctcctcttcttccacctcctcctcttcttcttcctcctcttcttcctccacctcgaGTTCATCTAGCGAAGAGGAGACTGCCGGCAGCTAG
- the si:dkey-119m7.4 gene encoding organic cation transporter protein yields the protein MNFDEILSLIGGFGKFQKTLYVWICLPQIFLAFHMLVSVFTGAVPPHFCRPTWPSTGKPATLNFSLLTLPDGQSELSCSDPLNHNDAVTLGDGHPPGSCQGRWEYSNITFKSTIVTEWDLVCDSASLNNMGSSVYMFGLLVGAVLFGSLADKYGRRSIILINLATQAIFGVGAAFAPNFYIYTALRFIVGTSISGVIMNAFVLGTEWTGPKERMLAGIITDYFFGFGYILLAGLAYLIRDWRKLQLAISAPGFLFIFYIWVLPKSARWLMSNDREEEAWELIRKAAQMNGNPLTKDHEMCPVQVYKTEEKTKVKKTPSCIDLVRTPKMRKQSLIVFYLWFVNVLVYYGLSLNISGFGMNIYLTQLIFGLVEMPARTITLFTLNRSRKISQLAFLAVGGTACLLTIFIPSELSVIKTVLAMIGKFGITASLSIIYVYSAEVFPTVIRQNGIGLGSMCARIGGVLAPMMYLLRNISPHAPMLLCGLCPLLGSALTLLLPETANKPLPDTIEDIEGTNLSAEDSGRKPVIFDTSLKKMNTGSTTMAYYTCPHCGFVSTEDLPEEQSPSATPSSHALNLATLEVSGSIQAKLIYKNIWHIAP from the exons ATGAATTTTGATGAAATCCTCAGTCTTATTGGAGGCTTTGGGAAATTCCAGAAGACGTTGTATGTATGGATCTGTCTACCTCAGATCTTTCTTGCATTCCACATGCTGGTTTCAGTCTTCACCGGGGCTGTTCCTCCTCATTTTTGCCGCCCAACCTGGCCCTCCACAGGTAAGCCAGCCACTTTGAACTTCAGCCTTCTGACCCTACCTGATGGCCAGTCTGAGTTGTCATGCAGTGACCCCTTGAACCACAACGATGCTGTAACTCTTGGTGATGGGCATCCTCCTGGGAGTTGCCAGGGACGCTGGGAGTACAGCAACATCACTTTCAAAAGCACCATAGTAACTGAG TGGGACCTGGTGTGTGACAGTGCTAGCCTGAACAACATGGGCTCCTCCGTCTACATGTTTGGTCTCCTTGTTGGTGCTGTGTTGTTCGGGAGCTTAGCTGATAA gtACGGTCGCAGGTCCATAATCCTCATCAACCTGGCCACCCAGGCAATATTTGGGGTTGGTGCGGCTTTCGCACCAAATTTTTACATATACACTGCCCTTCGATTTATAGTTGGAACATCCATCTCTGGAGTTATCATGAATGCGTTTGTTCTAG gcACAGAATGGACAGGACCGAAGGAGCGAATGCTGGCTGGTATAATAACTGACTATTTCTTTGGTTTTGGCTACATTCTGCTGGCTGGGTTGGCATATCTCATAAGAGACTGGCGAAAACTGCAGCTGGCCATTTCAGCTCCTggcttcctcttcatcttctacaTATG GGTGTTGCCAAAATCAGCTCGCTGGTTAATGTCCAATGACAGGGAAGAGGAAGCATGGGAGCTGATCCGGAAAGCAGCACAGATGAACGGAAATCCCCTCACCAAAGATCACGAAATGTGTCCAGTACAG GTCTataaaactgaagagaaaacaaaggtgAAGAAAACACCCTCTTGCATAGACCTTGTTCGAACCCCAAAAATGAGGAAGCAGtcattgattgttttttatctctG GTTCGTCAACGTGCTGGTGTACTACGGCCTGTCCCTCAACATCTCTGGCTTTGGGATGAACATCTATCTGACCCAGCTTATTTTTGGCCTGGTGGAGATGCCTGCACGCACCATCACCCTGTTCACCCTCAACCGCTCCCGCAAGATCTCCCAACTAGCTTTCCTAGCTGTGGGAGGCACAGCCTGCCTGCTGACCATCTTCATCCCCAGTG AACTATCTGTCATCAAAACAGTCCTGGCCATGATTGGGAAGTTTGGAATCACAGCTTCTCTGTCCATTATTTATGTCTACTCAGCAGAGGTGTTCCCCACTGTGATCAG ACAGAACGGGATCGGCCTTGGCTCCATGTGTGCTCGCATTGGAGGAGTCTTGGCTCCCATGATGTACCTGCTGAGGAACATCAGTCCTCATGCTCCAATGTTGCTTTGTGGTCTCTGCCCTCTGCTGGGCTCTGCCCTCACCCTGCTGCTGCCTGAGACTGCCAATAAGCCCCTACCTGACACTATAGAAGATATAGAGGGAACCAACCTCAG tgCAGAGGACAGCGGAAGGAAGCCTGTCATCTTTGACACGTCTCTGAAGAAGATGAACACCGGCAGCACCACGATG GCCTACTACACCTGTCCACACTGTGGATTTGTTTCCACTGAGGACTTACCTGAGGAGCAAAG TCCTTCAGCCACACCCTCCAGCCATGCTCTCAACCTCGCAACCTTAGAGGTCAGTGGCTCTATACAAGCTAAGCTCATCTACAAGAACATTTGGCACATTGCACCATGA